In one window of Candidatus Avedoeria danica DNA:
- a CDS encoding VWA domain-containing protein: MNGKRCLLCVLTVATSLTASSAPRPALAQSPLTEAWHEVAMWRSAVQPARPGQFRQPEGIDVGPDGTIYVADRGQGVVHVLTAAGDPRAVWGAGRIGAPQDVAATNGTLYVTEPDLDQIHLLDDGGALRATWSVPGTPMGIAEWGGRLYVSLATPHEIVVLDTAGIIVDRWGADRLGAPRGVAAGGDERIYVADVATGGGGIGGYTVKAFDPDGTLLATTASTFQGVALPPIDVAVDRTQSSAERYILTELGIIRYRGAEAAPSVEFRSPGGRGLAVGPGSGLVQAVQDHRLGFTGVRHFPDRRDIEPKPDAWGGPFAALGELSQPRRISGNADGEVWVVDAWPRVQNFSAAGATKAQFTASALQDVAAGLRGSVYTLEGRTLTFRDRDGTALWQWQSPATGPDVAVPFGWLTAADAYGNDVAVLDTGDQHVWILDFSGNPRSDFAVSPPDGFVSIGDIALAADRVYALNRTARRVDMLARADGRLIGSFTVPGRARRIDVGPDGAVFILIDEGWVWKLAPDGTPGALWQASAPRGATDVSAGAADRAFVTLDDGRVGVYGPEMGGKPATPPDFKPQCQLARDKTAAPSDLILGDMTEITLSIDGECPLLDNPADIVLLVDTSGSMSGTKMGAARTAVLEFVGQLDYGIHQVGLISFSTEVNLVQQLTGNPRALIRAIPELGDDAGTNMAQAMQMAGEELDGPRARRGARQVIVLLSDGRPTDSAGGVLGLADQFRAMGRDVYSIGLGLDVDGGFMRLVATAPNFYFEAPTEYDLVGIYDRISRRVGASSLLQSTVVTDVVPANMAFIGGSAAPPARWDSATRTLSWTVGPASPAGLRLRYKLRPQAVGRHPTNVSASADYVDGVGVPGSVVFPVPEVSVRVAERWFAFLPVAYKEHCPEIRLDIALVIDTSNSMQEPAGGGTGTKLDAAVYAAKVFLSNLKLPGDRVAVVAFNGAATTVSGPSSDIGVLTRALDTLPTGAGTRIDLGIEAAAAALGDRVTNRLQAIVLLTDGQPSGTTPEAVRAAAAGARASGILIYTIGLGPDADQALLAEVAGVAGRAFRAPNEAVLADIYRAIARAIPCGR; this comes from the coding sequence ATGAACGGAAAGCGATGCCTCCTGTGCGTGCTGACGGTGGCGACATCGCTCACCGCGTCGTCCGCCCCTCGCCCAGCCCTTGCGCAGTCCCCCCTCACGGAGGCCTGGCACGAGGTGGCGATGTGGCGCTCCGCCGTCCAGCCCGCCCGCCCCGGGCAATTCCGCCAACCCGAGGGCATCGACGTCGGGCCGGACGGCACGATCTACGTCGCCGACCGCGGCCAGGGCGTCGTCCACGTCCTCACGGCGGCCGGTGATCCGCGCGCCGTCTGGGGGGCGGGCCGGATCGGCGCGCCGCAGGACGTCGCCGCGACGAACGGCACGTTGTACGTCACCGAACCGGATCTCGACCAGATCCATCTGCTCGACGACGGCGGCGCCCTCAGGGCCACATGGAGCGTGCCCGGCACGCCGATGGGCATCGCCGAGTGGGGGGGCCGGCTGTACGTCTCGCTGGCGACGCCCCATGAGATCGTCGTCCTCGACACGGCCGGCATCATCGTCGACCGCTGGGGCGCGGACCGGCTCGGCGCGCCGCGCGGCGTCGCAGCCGGGGGCGACGAACGGATCTACGTGGCGGACGTCGCCACGGGCGGCGGCGGCATCGGCGGCTACACCGTCAAGGCGTTCGACCCGGACGGCACGTTGCTCGCCACGACGGCCTCGACGTTCCAGGGTGTCGCCCTGCCGCCGATCGACGTCGCGGTCGACCGCACGCAGTCGTCGGCGGAGCGGTACATCCTGACCGAGCTCGGCATCATCCGCTACCGCGGCGCGGAGGCTGCGCCGTCCGTCGAATTCCGCTCGCCCGGCGGGCGCGGGCTGGCCGTGGGGCCGGGCTCGGGCCTCGTGCAGGCGGTGCAGGACCATCGGCTCGGATTCACGGGCGTCCGCCACTTCCCGGATCGTCGCGACATCGAGCCGAAGCCGGACGCTTGGGGCGGTCCGTTCGCGGCGCTCGGCGAGCTGAGCCAGCCGCGCCGGATCAGCGGCAACGCCGACGGCGAGGTCTGGGTCGTCGACGCCTGGCCGCGCGTCCAGAACTTCTCGGCGGCCGGCGCGACGAAGGCCCAGTTCACGGCCAGCGCGCTGCAGGACGTCGCCGCCGGCCTCCGCGGCAGCGTGTACACCCTCGAAGGGCGCACGCTGACATTCCGCGACCGCGACGGCACCGCGCTCTGGCAGTGGCAGTCGCCCGCCACCGGGCCGGATGTCGCCGTCCCGTTCGGTTGGCTGACCGCCGCCGATGCCTACGGCAACGACGTCGCCGTGCTCGACACGGGCGACCAGCACGTTTGGATCCTCGACTTCTCGGGCAACCCGCGCAGCGACTTTGCGGTCAGCCCGCCGGACGGCTTCGTTTCGATCGGCGACATCGCGCTCGCCGCTGACCGCGTGTACGCCCTCAACCGCACCGCACGCCGGGTGGACATGTTGGCACGCGCGGACGGCCGCCTCATCGGCAGCTTCACCGTGCCCGGTCGCGCCCGCAGGATCGACGTCGGCCCGGACGGCGCCGTGTTCATCCTGATCGACGAGGGCTGGGTCTGGAAGCTGGCGCCCGACGGCACGCCGGGCGCGCTCTGGCAGGCCTCGGCCCCGCGCGGCGCGACGGACGTGAGCGCCGGCGCCGCCGACCGCGCTTTCGTGACGCTCGACGATGGCCGCGTCGGCGTGTACGGCCCGGAGATGGGCGGCAAGCCGGCCACGCCGCCGGACTTCAAGCCGCAGTGCCAGTTGGCGCGGGACAAGACCGCCGCGCCGTCGGACCTCATCCTCGGCGACATGACCGAGATCACGCTCTCGATCGACGGCGAGTGTCCGCTGCTGGACAACCCGGCCGACATCGTCCTCCTGGTGGACACGAGCGGCTCGATGAGCGGCACCAAGATGGGCGCCGCGCGGACCGCCGTCCTCGAGTTCGTCGGGCAGCTGGACTACGGCATCCACCAGGTGGGGCTGATCAGCTTCTCGACCGAGGTGAACCTCGTCCAACAGCTGACGGGCAACCCGCGCGCCCTGATCCGCGCGATCCCCGAGCTGGGCGACGACGCCGGCACGAACATGGCCCAGGCGATGCAGATGGCCGGCGAGGAGCTCGACGGCCCGCGCGCCCGGCGCGGCGCCCGACAGGTGATCGTCCTGTTGTCCGACGGCCGCCCGACGGACTCCGCAGGCGGCGTGCTCGGCCTGGCCGACCAGTTCCGCGCGATGGGCCGCGACGTCTATTCGATCGGTCTCGGCCTCGATGTCGACGGCGGTTTCATGCGGCTCGTGGCCACGGCCCCCAACTTCTACTTCGAGGCGCCGACGGAGTACGACCTCGTCGGGATCTACGACCGGATCTCGCGCCGCGTCGGCGCGTCGTCGCTGCTGCAGTCGACGGTCGTCACGGATGTCGTACCGGCCAACATGGCCTTCATCGGCGGGTCGGCCGCCCCGCCGGCCCGATGGGATTCCGCGACGCGCACGCTCAGCTGGACCGTCGGCCCGGCGTCGCCGGCCGGGCTGCGGCTGCGCTACAAGCTTCGCCCGCAGGCCGTCGGCCGCCACCCGACGAACGTCTCGGCCTCCGCGGACTACGTGGATGGCGTCGGCGTGCCGGGCAGCGTCGTGTTCCCGGTGCCCGAGGTCTCGGTCCGGGTTGCCGAGCGCTGGTTCGCTTTCCTGCCGGTGGCCTACAAGGAGCACTGCCCCGAGATCCGCCTCGACATCGCGCTCGTCATCGATACTTCGAACAGCATGCAGGAACCCGCGGGCGGTGGCACGGGCACCAAGCTCGACGCGGCCGTGTACGCCGCCAAGGTGTTCCTGTCCAACCTGAAGCTGCCGGGCGACCGCGTCGCCGTCGTTGCCTTCAACGGCGCGGCCACGACGGTCAGCGGGCCGAGCAGCGACATCGGCGTGCTGACACGCGCGCTCGACACGCTGCCGACGGGCGCCGGGACCCGCATCGACCTCGGCATCGAGGCCGCGGCCGCCGCGCTCGGCGATCGCGTGACGAACCGCCTGCAGGCGATCGTCCTCCTCACGGATGGCCAGCCGTCCGGCACGACGCCCGAGGCTGTCCGCGCCGCGGCAGCCGGCGCGCGGGCGAGCGGCATCCTGATCTACACGATCGGCCTCGGTCCCGACGCCGACCAGGCACTCCTCGCCGAGGTGGCCGGCGTTGCCGGGCGGGCGTTCAGGGCGCCCAACGAGGCCGTGCTGGCCGATATCTACCGCGCGATCGCGCGTGCGATCCCGTGCGGACGGTGA
- a CDS encoding VWA domain-containing protein, whose protein sequence is MNRYPFDDIIVRRMQHPRPMLFRLADIGRFARPGRLARAAVSLGAVAAALAVFTSPAPAAPIPGYRLAAEWPASAHGLAAPANLAAAPDGRIWLLDGPSGKAVALLPDGSRAEERTVPTDALDLAVGDDTSLYLGRFNPLPRAGQPMFSAGRLDAAGTEVWMRRCDCATGSGVAASPGRIWLTEPSKKALHWLGNVDGRVEGQLIPRAAQAGFPADVTASPDGTLFATDLMGGSVFAWPPPYLPNDYQTWSMLEASGPFRIGAGLQADGEVVVAVLFSDGLVRVHRPDGTLLARFFAAGDPADIAVGQGGILYVLDEHSRSVRVYEPGTPPAPTPVPPDPPRARGSCTVTAQRTVDPPVVTRCSNAVVTLRLSASCPPDAVSGADVAIIIDTSASMYQEKRMESAKAAARRFLSGLDLRHHRASVVTFSAAARVRQPLTDDAKALDDIVGALEPDQGESGTNIADALAVGMQHLTTDGRPGALPVVVLLTDGAPNRPYVPEPVTAALAQAERARARRAYVLTIGLGRTIDSLLMENIASSKADFFYSPNTVDLDRIYAVILRVVQSIGVTDLTIEDVPASPFVRYVPGTNSEPPLLVGDRLQWTRPLLPVDGLALTWTLKADLPGKAPIGRARVLYTDADGTRRTAAFPEPVLESIREVATPGPTSNAPTPAPTAGPPPTATLPAAPPDASCARGQSWRLAIDVFPDAVGYGGYACPGCNGIWQAGDRWEHDAWQQPGAVVVTDAGGTTLWVGAVKAAPASPGQAYVVLCTPPPWHVRLAQMPLGYVSCPNSPPDRLVTGAQVGADRYVRVGFTLWAGCGRPTPAAAPTEPSLPLEPCR, encoded by the coding sequence GTGAACCGCTACCCGTTCGACGACATCATCGTTCGCCGTATGCAACATCCTCGCCCGATGCTCTTCCGCCTCGCGGACATCGGCCGCTTCGCGCGCCCCGGCCGCCTCGCCCGCGCCGCCGTCTCGCTCGGCGCCGTCGCCGCCGCGCTGGCCGTCTTCACGTCGCCCGCACCCGCCGCCCCGATCCCGGGCTATCGTCTGGCGGCCGAGTGGCCGGCCTCCGCGCACGGCCTCGCCGCGCCGGCCAACCTGGCCGCGGCGCCCGATGGCCGGATCTGGCTGCTCGACGGCCCGTCCGGCAAAGCCGTTGCCCTGCTGCCGGACGGAAGCCGTGCCGAGGAGCGCACCGTCCCGACGGATGCCCTCGACCTGGCCGTCGGTGACGACACCAGCCTCTACCTCGGCCGCTTCAACCCACTGCCCCGCGCCGGCCAGCCGATGTTCAGCGCCGGCCGACTCGATGCTGCCGGCACGGAAGTCTGGATGCGCCGCTGCGACTGCGCGACGGGCAGCGGCGTGGCAGCGTCGCCGGGCCGGATCTGGCTCACCGAACCCTCCAAGAAGGCCCTCCACTGGCTCGGCAACGTCGACGGCCGCGTGGAGGGTCAGCTGATCCCGCGCGCCGCGCAGGCCGGCTTCCCGGCCGACGTCACCGCCAGCCCGGACGGCACGCTGTTCGCCACGGATCTCATGGGCGGCAGCGTCTTCGCCTGGCCGCCGCCCTATCTGCCGAACGACTACCAGACGTGGTCGATGCTCGAGGCCAGCGGACCGTTCCGCATCGGCGCCGGGCTGCAGGCGGACGGTGAGGTCGTCGTCGCCGTCCTCTTCTCGGACGGCCTCGTGCGCGTCCATCGTCCGGACGGCACGCTGCTGGCGCGCTTCTTCGCCGCCGGCGACCCGGCCGACATCGCCGTCGGCCAGGGCGGCATCCTCTACGTCCTCGACGAGCACAGCCGCTCCGTCCGCGTGTACGAGCCCGGCACGCCGCCCGCGCCGACGCCCGTCCCGCCCGACCCGCCCCGCGCACGCGGCTCGTGCACCGTCACCGCCCAGCGGACCGTCGACCCGCCCGTCGTCACGCGGTGCTCGAACGCGGTCGTCACGCTCCGTCTGTCCGCCAGCTGTCCCCCGGACGCCGTCTCGGGCGCCGACGTCGCGATCATCATCGACACCAGCGCCTCGATGTATCAGGAGAAGCGGATGGAGAGCGCCAAGGCCGCCGCCCGGCGCTTCCTGTCCGGCCTCGACCTGCGCCACCACCGCGCCAGCGTCGTGACGTTCAGCGCCGCGGCGCGCGTCCGCCAGCCGCTGACGGACGACGCCAAGGCGCTCGACGACATCGTCGGCGCGCTCGAGCCCGACCAGGGCGAGAGCGGCACGAACATCGCCGACGCCCTCGCGGTCGGCATGCAGCACCTCACGACCGACGGCCGCCCCGGCGCGCTGCCCGTCGTCGTCCTCCTCACGGACGGCGCCCCCAACCGGCCGTACGTTCCGGAGCCCGTCACCGCCGCCCTCGCCCAGGCCGAGCGCGCCCGCGCCCGCCGGGCGTACGTCCTGACGATCGGCCTCGGCCGGACGATCGACTCGCTCCTCATGGAGAACATCGCCAGCTCCAAAGCGGACTTCTTCTACTCGCCGAACACCGTCGACCTCGACCGGATCTACGCCGTGATCCTGCGCGTCGTCCAGTCCATCGGCGTGACGGATCTCACGATCGAAGACGTCCCGGCGTCGCCCTTCGTCCGCTACGTACCCGGAACCAACAGCGAACCGCCCCTCCTTGTCGGCGACCGCCTGCAGTGGACCCGCCCGCTCCTGCCCGTCGACGGCCTGGCGTTGACGTGGACGCTCAAGGCGGACCTGCCCGGCAAGGCGCCGATCGGCCGCGCCCGTGTCCTCTACACGGATGCCGACGGCACGCGCCGCACGGCCGCCTTCCCCGAGCCCGTACTCGAATCGATCCGCGAGGTCGCCACCCCCGGCCCGACTTCGAACGCACCGACGCCCGCGCCCACCGCCGGCCCGCCGCCCACGGCCACGCTCCCCGCCGCACCGCCGGACGCCTCGTGCGCCCGCGGCCAGTCCTGGCGGCTCGCGATCGACGTGTTCCCGGACGCGGTCGGCTACGGCGGCTACGCTTGCCCCGGCTGCAACGGCATCTGGCAGGCCGGCGATCGCTGGGAGCACGATGCCTGGCAGCAGCCCGGCGCCGTCGTCGTCACGGACGCGGGCGGCACGACCCTTTGGGTGGGCGCGGTGAAGGCCGCCCCCGCATCGCCCGGCCAGGCGTACGTCGTCCTGTGCACGCCCCCGCCGTGGCACGTCCGCCTCGCGCAGATGCCCCTCGGCTACGTCAGCTGCCCGAACAGCCCGCCCGACCGCCTCGTCACGGGCGCCCAGGTCGGCGCCGACCGGTACGTCCGCGTCGGCTTCACGCTCTGGGCCGGCTGCGGCCGCCCGACACCCGCGGCCGCGCCGACCGAGCCAAGCCTGCCGTTGGAGCCGTGTCGATGA